The Elgaria multicarinata webbii isolate HBS135686 ecotype San Diego chromosome 1, rElgMul1.1.pri, whole genome shotgun sequence genome has a window encoding:
- the PTGS2 gene encoding prostaglandin G/H synthase 2 — MSAGFDRYECDCTRTGYTGENCMTPEFFTWLRLKLKPAPDTVHYILTNFKVVWNIINNIPYIHSYIMRYILMSRSHLIESPPTYNSQYSYKSWEAYSNLSYYTRSLPPVEHDCPTPTGVKGKKELPNSKILAEKFLLRRKFIPDPQGTNMMFTFFAQHFTHQFFKTDHHKGPAFTRGLGHGVDLSHVYGETLERQLKLRHLKDGKLKFQMIDGEMYPPTVEETQAEMMYPPHLPEHLKFSVGQEVFGLVPGLMMYATIWLREHNRVCDILKGEHPEWDDEQLFQTARLILIGETIKIVIEDYVQHLSGYHFKLKFDPELLFNQRFQYQNRIAAEFNTLYHWHPLLPDTFQIQDQEYTHQQFIYNNSIMLNHGLSHMVQSFSNQRAGRVSGGRNIPASVLKVAKASIEHSRQMRYRSLNQYRRHFLLKPFQSFEQLTGEKEMSAELEELYGDIEAMELYPGLLLEKPRPGAIFGETMIELGAPFSLKGLMGNPICSPEYWKPSTFGGKVGFDIVNTASIQGLICNNVKGCPLTAFHVLNPETILTNNISNPSTSIDEISPAVLLKERSAEL, encoded by the exons ATGTCAGCAGGTTTTGATCGTTATGAGTGTGACTGTACACGGACTGGCTACACTGGAGAAAACTGCATGACAC CGGAATTTTTTACTTGGTTGAGACTAAAACTGAAGCCTGCTCCGGACACAGTTCACTACATACTCACTAATTTCAAAGTAGTCTGGAATATCATCAATAACATTCCATATATCCACAGTTACATCATGAGATACATACTAATGT CAAGATCCCACTTAATTGAGAGCCCGCCGACATATAATAGCCAATATAGTTACAAAAGTTGGGAAGCCTATTCCAATCTCTCCTATTATACTAGAAGTCTGCCACCAGTAGAACATGACTGCCCCACTCCAACGGGTGTGAAAG GTAAAAAAGAGCTTCCCAACTCCAAGATCCTTGCAGAGAAATTCCTGCTGCGGAGAAAATTCATTCCTGACCCTCAAGGCACGAATATGATGTTCACCTTCTTTGCCCAGCATTTCACCCACCAGTTCTTCAAGACAGATCACCATAAAGGGCCAGCCTTCACCAGAGGTCTTGGGCACGGG GTTGATCTAAGCCATGTCTATGGAGAGACTTTGGAAAGGCAGCTGAAACTGAGACACCTTAAGGATGGGAAACTAAAATTTCAG ATGATTGATGGAGAGATGTATCCACCCACAGTTGAAGAAACTCAAGCCGAAATGATGTATCCGCCCCATCTCCCGGAGCACCTGAAATTTTCTGTAGGACAGGAGGTCTTTGGCTTGGTTCCAGGGTTGATGATGTATGCTACAATATGGCTCCGGGAACACAACCGGGTCTGTGACATTCTTAAGGGAGAGCATCCGGAATGGGATGATGAGCAGCTGTTCCAAACTGCCAGGCTCATTTTGATAG gtgaGACAATCAAGATTGTGATTGAAGATTATGTGCAGCACTTAAGCGGCTACCACTTCAAGCTGAAGTTTGATCCGGAGCTTCTCTTCAACCAAAGATTCCAGTATCAGAACAGAATAGCAGCTGAGTTTAACACACTCTACCACTGGCATCCTCTTCTGCCTGATACTTTTCAAATCCAGGACCAAGAGTATACTCATCAGCAGTTCATCTACAACAACTCCATCATGTTGAACCATGGCCTGTCCCACATGGTACAATCTTTCTCCAACCAAAGGGCTGGAAGG GTCTCGGGGGGTAGGAATATACCTGCTTCAGTGCTGAAAGTAGCAAAAGCCTCCATTGAACATAGCCGACAGATGAGATACCGATCTTTGAATCAGTACCGGAGGCACTTTCTCTTGAAGCCTTTTCAGTCATTCGAACAACTTACAG GAGAAAAAGAGATGTCTGCAGAACTTGAAGAGCTGTATGGAGATATTGAAGCTATGGAGCTGTATCCAGGCCTTCTTCTAGAAAAGCCACGTCCTGGAGCCATCTTTGGTGAGACTATGATAGAACTTGGGGCACCATTCTCCTTAAAAGGTCTCATGGGAAACCCGATCTGCTCCCCCGAGTATTGGAAGCCCAGCACTTTTGGAGGCAAAGTGGGCTTTGACATTGTGAACACAGCCTCCATCCAAGGCCTCATCTGCAACAATGTGAAGGGTTGTCCCCTCACAGCTTTCCACGTCTTGAACCCGGAAACAATACTGACAAATAACATCAGCAACCCCAGCACGTCGATAGATGAGATCAGCCCAGCTGTACTACTGAAAGAGCGGTCTGCTGAACTTTAG